A genomic segment from Vespula pensylvanica isolate Volc-1 chromosome 25, ASM1446617v1, whole genome shotgun sequence encodes:
- the LOC122637373 gene encoding serine protease gd-like, whose translation MLLDIAKCVFLIQLVYATNGSVIINSPCPRFFRYVRSNIIETMGQVKIPSPPKNVPLHLKIKLTVAALLPTKYSGQLKLAQSLEESVRAIQENRSLYYLVYFPIRRPIPILTGIWLNNQEYCSAPPALGIIVTSIFLEHILLPPRILLISKNEGNKDNMVPSFEAFLLSNPCRFSLTLPLEKEQSATDLQFPSNNDTTFDISDGSINTCCQRISNGNNTLVTSKNVKTSTDQWPWMAIILVMRNKLDLQCVGSLITNKHVITVAHCIKMYNVTVPIHTMLVSLGRYHIRDWNEIESVNREVEEYRLHPDFKDDFKNPTADGDLAIIILKDSVNFSPFIRPVCLWSGSDDLEDVIGSTGYAVVWGHEDLINPYLDKPRLIRMTIMSQEDCLRSNSVFVSLTSNRTFCASSKDGNGPCNGDSGSGLLIRKNDGSYFLRGIVSRSIRDEIKMSCDFTQYVVYVDIAKYLDWIRLHITA comes from the coding sequence ATGCTCCTGGACATCGCAAAATGTGTATTCCTGATTCAGTTGGTGTATGCGACGAACGGATCGGTGATCATTAATTCACCATGCCCGAGATTTTTTCGTTACGTTCGGAGCAATATTATCGAGACAATGGGACAAGTCAAGATACCATCGCCACCGAAAAATGTTCCAttacatttgaaaataaaattaaccgTGGCAGCATTGTTACCCACTAAATACAGTGGTCAATTGAAATTGGCGCAATCGCTAGAAGAATCGGTGAGAGCGATTCAAGAGAATAGATCGTTGTattatttagtttattttcCTATACGCCGACCAATACCGATATTAACAGGCATATGGTTGAACAATCAAGAATATTGTAGTGCTCCACCGGCATTAGGAATTATTGTGACGTCAATTTTTTTGGAACATATATTGTTACCACCtagaatattattgatatctaaaaatgaaggaaacaAGGATAATATGGTGCCGAGTTTCGAAGCTTTTTTATTGTCCAATCCATGTCGATTTTCGTTGACTTTACCattggaaaaagaacaatCAGCAACGGACTTGCAATTTCCCTCCAACAATGATACTACTTTTGACATTTCTGATGGATCGATTAATACTTGTTGTCAACGCATtagtaatggtaataataCTCTTGTTACATCTAAGAATGTGAAGACATCTACGGATCAATGGCCTTGGATGGCTATTATTCTTGttatgagaaataaattagatttgCAGTGTGTCGGTAGTTTGATTACAAACAAGCATGTCATCACAGTTGCGCACTGCATAAAAATGTACAATGTGACTGTACCAATACATACTATGCTCGTTTCTTTGGGACGTTATCATATAAGAGATTGGAATGAAATAGAGTCAGTCAATCGAGAAGTAGAAGAATACAGATTACATCCAGATTTtaaagatgattttaaaaatccaaCGGCTGATGGAGATCTCGCTATTATCATACTAAAAGATTCAGTTAATTTTTCTCCATTTATCAGACCAGTTTGCCTTTGGTCTGGGTCCGATGATTTGGAAGATGTAATCGGTTCCACAGGATATGCTGTTGTTTGGGGTCATGAGGATTTGATTAATCCTTACTTGGATAAACCTCGATTGATCAGAATGACGATAATGTCTCAGGAAGATTGTCTTCGGAGCAATTCAGTCTTCGTATCTCTCACATCAAATCGTACTTTTTGTGCTAGTTCTAAAGACGGTAATGGACCGTGTAACGGTGATAGTGGAAGTGGATTGCTAATACGTAAGAATGATGGATCTTATTTCTTACGTGGAATTGTGTCACGGTCCATCCGAGATGAAATTAAGATGTCTTGTGATTTTACGCAATATGTTGTCTATGTTGACATAGCAAAATATCTAGATTGGATACGCTTGCATATCACTGCTTAA